From Canis lupus baileyi chromosome 16, mCanLup2.hap1, whole genome shotgun sequence, a single genomic window includes:
- the KLHL10 gene encoding kelch-like protein 10 isoform X1, producing the protein MEMESTAASTRFHQPHMERKMSAMTCEIFNELRLEGKLCDVVIKVNGFEFNAHKNILCSCSSYFRALFTSGWNNTEKKVYNIPGISPDMMKLIIEYAYTRTVPITPDNVEKLLAAADQFNIMGIVRGCCEFLKSELCLDNCIGICKFTDYYYCPELRQKAYMFILHNFEEMVKVSAEFLELSVTELKDIIEKDELNVKQEDAVFEAILKWISHDSQNRKQHISVLLPKVRLALMHAEYFMNNVKMNDYVKDSEECKPVIINALKAMYDLNMNGPSNSDFTNPLTRPRLPYAILFAIGGWSGGSPTNAIEAYDARADRWVNVTCEEESPRAYHGAAYLKGYVYIIGGFDSVDYFNSVKRFDPVKKTWHQVAPMHSRRCYVSVTVLSNFIYAMGGFDGYVRLNTAERYEPETNQWTLIAPMHEQRSDASATTLYGKVYICGGFNGNECLFTAEVYNTESNQWTVIAPMRSRRSGIGVIAYGEHVYAVGGFDGANRLRSAEAYSPVANTWRTIPTMFNPRSNFGIEVVDDLLFVVGGFNGFTTTFNVECYDEKTDEWYDAHDMSIYRSALSCCVVPGLANVGEYAARRDNFTGLALRDEVKYSASTSTLPV; encoded by the exons ATGGAGATGGAGAGCACGGCGGCCTCCACACGCTTCCACCAGCCTCACATGGAGAGGAAGATGAGTGCGATGACCTGTGAGATCTTCAACGAGCTTAGGCTAGAGGGCAAGCTCTGCGACGTGGTCATCAAGGTCAATGGCTTTGAGTTCAATGCCCACAAGAACATCCTCTGTAGCTGCAGTTCCTACTTTAG agCTTTGTTTACAAGTGGCTGGAACAACACTGAAAAGAAGGTATACAACATTCCTGGCATTTCCCCTGACATGATGAAGCTGATTATTGAATATGCATACACCCGGACCGTCCCGATCACACCGGACAACGTGGAGAAGCTGCTGGCAGCCGCAGACCAATTTAACATCATGGGTATCGTCAGGGGTTGCTGTGAGTTCCTCAAGTCGGAGCTGTGTTTGGATAACTGTATTGGCATCTGCAAATTCACGGACTATTACTACTGTCCCGAGCTGAGGCAGAAGGCCTACATGTTCATACTGCACAACTTTGAGGAGATGGTGAAAGTCTCGGCTGAGTTTTTAGAGCTCTCAGTCACTGAGCTGAAAGATATCATTGAGAAAGATGAGCTCAACGTCAAACAAGAAGACGCTGTATTTGAGgccattttaaaatggatttctcATGACTCCCAAAATAGGAAGCAgcatatttcagttttgcttcccAAG GTTCGCTTGGCCCTAATGCATGCTGAGTACTTCATGAACAATGTGAAGATGAACGACTATGTCAAAGATAGTGAGGAATGCAAGCCAGTAATCATCAATGCCCTAAAGGCCATGTATGACCTAAACATGAATGGACCCTCTAATTCTGACTTCACCAACCCACTCACCAGGCCCCGCCTGCCCTATGCCATTCTATTTGCAATTGGTGGCTGGAGTGGTGGGAGCCCCACCAATGCCATTGAGGCATATGATGCTCGGGCAGACAGATGGGTGAATGTCACTTGTGAGGAAGAGAGTCCCCGTGCCTACCATGGGGCAGCCTATTTGAAAGGCTACGTTTATATCATTGGGGGGTTCGATAGTGTAGACTATTTCAATAGCGTTAAGCGTTTTGACCCAGTCAAGAAAACGTGGCATCAGGTGGCCCCGATGCACTCCCGACGTTGCTATGTCAGCGTGACAGTCCTCAGCAATTTCATTTATGCCATGGGAGGATTTGACGGCTATGTGCGTCTCAACACTGCTGAACGTTACGAGCCAGAGACCAACCAGTGGACGCTCATTGCCCCTATGCACGAGCAGAGGAGCGACGCAAGTGCCACAACACTCTACGGGAAG GTCTACATATGTGGTGGTTTTAACGGAAATGAGTGTCTGTTTACAGCAGAAGTGTACAACACTGAGAGTAATCAGTGGACAGTCATAGCACCCAtgagaagcaggaggagtggaATAGGTGTAATTGCTTATGGAGAACATGTATATGCG GTAGGTGGCTTTGATGGAGCAAATCGACTTAGGAGTGCAGAAGCCTACAGCCCAGTGGCTAATACTTGGCGCACAATCCCCACTATGTTTAATCCTCGTAGCAATTTTGGCATCGAGGTGGTAGACGACCTCTTGTTTGTGGTGGGCGGCTTTAATGGCTTCACTACCACCTTTAACGTGGAGTGCTATGACGAAAAGACGGACGAGTGGTATGACGCCCATGACATGAGCATCTACCGCAGCGCTCTGAGCTGCTGTGTGGTGCCAGGGCTGGCCAACGTCGGGGAATATGCAGCTAGACGGGACAACTTCACAGGATTAGCACTGCGAGATGAAGTAAAGTACTCCGCTTCGACAAGTACCCTACCTGTATGA
- the NT5C3B gene encoding 7-methylguanosine phosphate-specific 5'-nucleotidase isoform X2, whose amino-acid sequence MENDALLLTEFCVFADILDNSKIISEECRNELKALLHHYYPIEIDPHRTIKEKLPHMVEWWTKAHDLLCQQKIQKFQIAQVVKESNAMLREGYKTFFNTLYQNNIPLFIFSAGIGDILEEIIRQMKVFHPNIHIVSNYMDFDEDGFLQGFKGQLIHTYNKNSSVCENSGYFQQLQGKTNILLLGDSMGDLTMADGVPGVENILKIGFLNDKVEERRERYMDSYDIVLEKDETLDVVNGLLQHILHQGDWIEMQGS is encoded by the exons ATGGAAAACGATGCCCTTCTTCTTACA GAGTTTTGTGTTTTTGCAGACATTCTGGATAACAGCAAGATCATCAGTGAGGAGTGCCGGAATGAG ctcaaagCGCTCCTTCACCACTATTACCCAATTGAGATTGACCCACACCGGACCATCAAAGAGAAGTTACCTCATATGGTGGAGTG GTGGACCAAAGCACACGATCTCCTGTGCCAGCAGAAGATTCAGAAGTTTCAGATTGCCCAGGTGGTTAAAGAGTCCAATGCAATGCTTAG GGAGGGATACAAGACGTTCTTCAACACCCTCTACCAGAACAACATTCCCCTTTTCATCTTTTCCGCGGGCATTGGTGACATCCTGGAGGAGATTATCCGACAGATGAAAGTGTTCCACCCTAACATCCACATCGTGTCTAACTACATGGACTTTGATGAGGAC GGTTTCCTCCAGGGATTCAAGGGCCagctcatacacacatacaataaGAACAGCTCCGTTTGTGAGAACTCTGGGTACTTCCAGCAGCTTCAGGGGAAAACCAACATCCTCCTGCTGGGAGACTCCATGGGGGACCTCACTATGGCTGATGGGGTGCCTGGTGTGGAGAACATTCTCAAGATTGGCTTCTTAAATGACAAG GTGGAAGAGCGGCGGGAGCGCTACATGGACTCCTATGACATTGTGCTGGAGAAGGACGAGACACTGGACGTGGTCAACGGGCTGCTGCAGCACATCCTCCATCAGGGGGACTGGATAGAGATGCAGGGCTCCTGA
- the NT5C3B gene encoding 7-methylguanosine phosphate-specific 5'-nucleotidase isoform X1 yields MAEEVSTLMKATVLMRQPGRVQEIVGALRRGGGDRLQIISDFDMTLSRFAYNGKRCPSSYNILDNSKIISEECRNELKALLHHYYPIEIDPHRTIKEKLPHMVEWWTKAHDLLCQQKIQKFQIAQVVKESNAMLREGYKTFFNTLYQNNIPLFIFSAGIGDILEEIIRQMKVFHPNIHIVSNYMDFDEDGFLQGFKGQLIHTYNKNSSVCENSGYFQQLQGKTNILLLGDSMGDLTMADGVPGVENILKIGFLNDKVEERRERYMDSYDIVLEKDETLDVVNGLLQHILHQGDWIEMQGS; encoded by the exons ATGGCGGAGGAG GTGAGCACCCTGATGAAGGCCACAGTCCTGATGCGGCAGCCCGGGCGGGTGCAGGAGATCGTGGGCGCCCTCCGCAGGGGCGGGGGAGACCGCTTGCAG atcatttctgattttgacaTGACCTTGAGCAGGTTTGCATATAATGGAAAACGATGCCCTTCTTCTTACA ACATTCTGGATAACAGCAAGATCATCAGTGAGGAGTGCCGGAATGAG ctcaaagCGCTCCTTCACCACTATTACCCAATTGAGATTGACCCACACCGGACCATCAAAGAGAAGTTACCTCATATGGTGGAGTG GTGGACCAAAGCACACGATCTCCTGTGCCAGCAGAAGATTCAGAAGTTTCAGATTGCCCAGGTGGTTAAAGAGTCCAATGCAATGCTTAG GGAGGGATACAAGACGTTCTTCAACACCCTCTACCAGAACAACATTCCCCTTTTCATCTTTTCCGCGGGCATTGGTGACATCCTGGAGGAGATTATCCGACAGATGAAAGTGTTCCACCCTAACATCCACATCGTGTCTAACTACATGGACTTTGATGAGGAC GGTTTCCTCCAGGGATTCAAGGGCCagctcatacacacatacaataaGAACAGCTCCGTTTGTGAGAACTCTGGGTACTTCCAGCAGCTTCAGGGGAAAACCAACATCCTCCTGCTGGGAGACTCCATGGGGGACCTCACTATGGCTGATGGGGTGCCTGGTGTGGAGAACATTCTCAAGATTGGCTTCTTAAATGACAAG GTGGAAGAGCGGCGGGAGCGCTACATGGACTCCTATGACATTGTGCTGGAGAAGGACGAGACACTGGACGTGGTCAACGGGCTGCTGCAGCACATCCTCCATCAGGGGGACTGGATAGAGATGCAGGGCTCCTGA
- the KLHL10 gene encoding kelch-like protein 10 isoform X2, protein MFPTPYHLKLGTLSNSGFLWPGSFVFGRGTTRARASSLLFNWISTNCWWARALFTSGWNNTEKKVYNIPGISPDMMKLIIEYAYTRTVPITPDNVEKLLAAADQFNIMGIVRGCCEFLKSELCLDNCIGICKFTDYYYCPELRQKAYMFILHNFEEMVKVSAEFLELSVTELKDIIEKDELNVKQEDAVFEAILKWISHDSQNRKQHISVLLPKVRLALMHAEYFMNNVKMNDYVKDSEECKPVIINALKAMYDLNMNGPSNSDFTNPLTRPRLPYAILFAIGGWSGGSPTNAIEAYDARADRWVNVTCEEESPRAYHGAAYLKGYVYIIGGFDSVDYFNSVKRFDPVKKTWHQVAPMHSRRCYVSVTVLSNFIYAMGGFDGYVRLNTAERYEPETNQWTLIAPMHEQRSDASATTLYGKVYICGGFNGNECLFTAEVYNTESNQWTVIAPMRSRRSGIGVIAYGEHVYAVGGFDGANRLRSAEAYSPVANTWRTIPTMFNPRSNFGIEVVDDLLFVVGGFNGFTTTFNVECYDEKTDEWYDAHDMSIYRSALSCCVVPGLANVGEYAARRDNFTGLALRDEVKYSASTSTLPV, encoded by the exons ATGTTTCCCACCCCCTACCATCTTAAGTTAGGGACACTGTCAAACTCGGGGTTCCTGTGGCCTGGCTCCTTTGTCTTTGGAAGAGGTACAACTAGGGCCAGAGCCTCCTCTCTGCTTTTCAACTGGATTTCAACCAACTGTTGGTGGGCCAG agCTTTGTTTACAAGTGGCTGGAACAACACTGAAAAGAAGGTATACAACATTCCTGGCATTTCCCCTGACATGATGAAGCTGATTATTGAATATGCATACACCCGGACCGTCCCGATCACACCGGACAACGTGGAGAAGCTGCTGGCAGCCGCAGACCAATTTAACATCATGGGTATCGTCAGGGGTTGCTGTGAGTTCCTCAAGTCGGAGCTGTGTTTGGATAACTGTATTGGCATCTGCAAATTCACGGACTATTACTACTGTCCCGAGCTGAGGCAGAAGGCCTACATGTTCATACTGCACAACTTTGAGGAGATGGTGAAAGTCTCGGCTGAGTTTTTAGAGCTCTCAGTCACTGAGCTGAAAGATATCATTGAGAAAGATGAGCTCAACGTCAAACAAGAAGACGCTGTATTTGAGgccattttaaaatggatttctcATGACTCCCAAAATAGGAAGCAgcatatttcagttttgcttcccAAG GTTCGCTTGGCCCTAATGCATGCTGAGTACTTCATGAACAATGTGAAGATGAACGACTATGTCAAAGATAGTGAGGAATGCAAGCCAGTAATCATCAATGCCCTAAAGGCCATGTATGACCTAAACATGAATGGACCCTCTAATTCTGACTTCACCAACCCACTCACCAGGCCCCGCCTGCCCTATGCCATTCTATTTGCAATTGGTGGCTGGAGTGGTGGGAGCCCCACCAATGCCATTGAGGCATATGATGCTCGGGCAGACAGATGGGTGAATGTCACTTGTGAGGAAGAGAGTCCCCGTGCCTACCATGGGGCAGCCTATTTGAAAGGCTACGTTTATATCATTGGGGGGTTCGATAGTGTAGACTATTTCAATAGCGTTAAGCGTTTTGACCCAGTCAAGAAAACGTGGCATCAGGTGGCCCCGATGCACTCCCGACGTTGCTATGTCAGCGTGACAGTCCTCAGCAATTTCATTTATGCCATGGGAGGATTTGACGGCTATGTGCGTCTCAACACTGCTGAACGTTACGAGCCAGAGACCAACCAGTGGACGCTCATTGCCCCTATGCACGAGCAGAGGAGCGACGCAAGTGCCACAACACTCTACGGGAAG GTCTACATATGTGGTGGTTTTAACGGAAATGAGTGTCTGTTTACAGCAGAAGTGTACAACACTGAGAGTAATCAGTGGACAGTCATAGCACCCAtgagaagcaggaggagtggaATAGGTGTAATTGCTTATGGAGAACATGTATATGCG GTAGGTGGCTTTGATGGAGCAAATCGACTTAGGAGTGCAGAAGCCTACAGCCCAGTGGCTAATACTTGGCGCACAATCCCCACTATGTTTAATCCTCGTAGCAATTTTGGCATCGAGGTGGTAGACGACCTCTTGTTTGTGGTGGGCGGCTTTAATGGCTTCACTACCACCTTTAACGTGGAGTGCTATGACGAAAAGACGGACGAGTGGTATGACGCCCATGACATGAGCATCTACCGCAGCGCTCTGAGCTGCTGTGTGGTGCCAGGGCTGGCCAACGTCGGGGAATATGCAGCTAGACGGGACAACTTCACAGGATTAGCACTGCGAGATGAAGTAAAGTACTCCGCTTCGACAAGTACCCTACCTGTATGA